Proteins from a genomic interval of Streptomyces fodineus:
- a CDS encoding GNAT family N-acetyltransferase produces MEIALRVVRDSDLPVFFRQMRDPEALRMAAFGPADPADREAFDAQWKRIRASSDVPRTVLADGRVVGSAAVYGEPGEREVTYWIDRAYWGRGVATAALRALLAEVPERPLYARAAADNTASLRVLEKCGFRETARARGYANGRGREIDEVVLVLEACASPPCGGDGSSGRRR; encoded by the coding sequence ATGGAGATCGCGCTGCGTGTCGTGCGGGACAGTGATCTGCCGGTGTTCTTTCGGCAGATGAGGGATCCGGAGGCGCTCCGTATGGCCGCGTTCGGGCCTGCGGATCCGGCCGACCGGGAGGCCTTCGACGCCCAGTGGAAACGCATCCGTGCCTCCTCCGACGTACCGCGGACGGTGCTGGCCGACGGGCGGGTGGTGGGCAGTGCCGCGGTCTACGGGGAGCCGGGCGAGCGTGAGGTGACGTACTGGATCGACCGCGCGTACTGGGGCCGCGGGGTGGCGACCGCCGCGCTGCGGGCCCTGCTCGCCGAGGTCCCCGAACGGCCGCTGTACGCACGGGCGGCGGCCGACAACACCGCCTCGCTGCGGGTACTGGAGAAGTGCGGGTTCCGTGAGACGGCCCGCGCGCGGGGGTACGCCAACGGGCGGGGCCGGGAGATCGACGAGGTGGTGCTCGTCCTGGAGGCCTGCGCGTCTCCCCCGTGCGGCGGAGACGGATCGTCGGGCCGCAGGAGGTGA
- a CDS encoding IclR family transcriptional regulator, with protein MSAAETGGGAQVKSAVRTVELLEYFAGKPGMHSLAAVQEAVGYPKSSLYMLLRTLVELGWVETDATGTRYGIGVRALLVGTSYIDGDEVVAAARPTLDRLSDDTTETIHLARLDGTNVVYLATRQSQHYLRPFTRVGRRLPAHSTSLGKAILATYTDEQVRKLLPETLPALTENTLTDREKLIEELHQVREQGFAVDREENTLGLRCFGVAIPYRTPARDAISCSVPVARLTPAHEQMIKDALFDARDRLTLATRRL; from the coding sequence ATGTCGGCAGCCGAGACAGGCGGTGGAGCACAGGTCAAGTCCGCGGTGCGGACGGTTGAACTGCTCGAGTACTTCGCCGGGAAGCCCGGTATGCACTCCCTCGCGGCCGTGCAGGAGGCCGTCGGATACCCCAAGTCCAGCCTGTACATGCTGCTGCGCACGCTCGTGGAGCTGGGCTGGGTGGAGACGGACGCGACCGGCACGCGGTATGGCATCGGGGTGCGGGCGCTGCTGGTCGGCACGTCGTACATCGACGGCGACGAGGTGGTGGCGGCGGCCCGCCCCACCCTGGACCGCCTCTCGGACGACACGACCGAGACGATCCACCTGGCCCGGCTCGACGGCACGAACGTCGTCTACCTGGCCACCCGCCAGTCCCAGCACTATCTGCGCCCCTTCACCCGGGTCGGGCGCCGGCTGCCGGCCCACTCCACCTCCCTCGGCAAGGCGATCCTCGCCACGTACACCGACGAGCAGGTGCGCAAGCTGCTGCCGGAGACCCTGCCCGCGCTGACCGAGAACACCCTCACCGACCGGGAGAAGCTCATCGAGGAGCTGCACCAGGTGCGGGAGCAGGGCTTCGCGGTCGACCGCGAGGAGAACACGCTGGGCCTGCGGTGCTTCGGCGTGGCGATCCCGTACCGCACCCCGGCCCGGGACGCGATCAGCTGCTCGGTACCGGTGGCCCGGCTGACCCCCGCCCACGAACAGATGATCAAGGACGCCCTGTTCGACGCCCGCGACCGCCTGACACTGGCCACCCGCAGGCTCTGA
- a CDS encoding aldehyde dehydrogenase (NADP(+)), producing MAAAPVWSVDPRTGKQREQVAVEATAQEVDAAVRAAHSARGALADRAVRSAFLRSAAAGLDAARDGLVETADAETALGPVRLTGELARTGYQLRAFADIVDEGAFLDVVINHPDATATPPIPDLRRYKIPLGVVAVYSASNFPFAFSVAGGDTASALAAGCPVVVKAHPDHPALSELVAKVLRRAAAEHGIPEGVVGLVHGFEAGVELIRHPLVAAAGFTGSVRGGRALFDAAAARPVPIPFHGELGSLNPVLVTQAAAAERAEEIGIGLAGSMTLGAGQFCVKPGLVLVPSGAAGDGLVKALTDAVSNTEAGVLLDHRMRDNFIAGVAERARLTDVDSPVTPGAGGEHTVSAGFLTVPANRLATQGAYDLLLEECFGPVTVVVRYEDEAEATAVLSRLPGNLTATVQLSAEEAAGQGRGAELLAELTPLAGRVLVNGWPTGVAVAPAQHHGGPYPATTSTSTSVGGTAIERWLRPVVYQNAPRALLPAELKDDNPLGLPRRFNGVLER from the coding sequence GTGGCAGCAGCACCAGTCTGGAGTGTCGACCCGCGCACCGGGAAGCAGCGTGAACAGGTTGCGGTGGAGGCCACAGCCCAGGAGGTGGACGCGGCGGTCAGGGCGGCCCACTCCGCCCGCGGGGCCCTCGCCGACCGCGCCGTGCGCTCCGCCTTCCTGCGCTCGGCCGCCGCGGGCCTGGACGCGGCCAGGGACGGTCTGGTCGAGACCGCCGACGCCGAGACGGCGCTCGGCCCGGTCCGGCTGACCGGCGAACTCGCCCGCACCGGCTACCAGCTGCGGGCCTTCGCCGACATCGTCGACGAGGGCGCCTTCCTCGACGTCGTCATCAACCACCCGGACGCCACCGCGACCCCGCCCATCCCGGACCTGCGCCGCTACAAGATCCCGCTCGGCGTCGTCGCCGTCTACTCCGCCTCCAACTTCCCCTTCGCCTTCTCCGTCGCCGGCGGCGACACCGCGAGCGCGCTGGCCGCCGGCTGCCCGGTCGTGGTCAAGGCCCACCCCGACCACCCGGCCCTGTCCGAGCTGGTCGCCAAGGTGCTGCGCCGGGCCGCCGCCGAGCACGGCATCCCCGAGGGCGTCGTCGGCCTCGTGCACGGCTTCGAGGCGGGCGTGGAGCTGATCAGGCACCCGCTGGTCGCCGCCGCCGGCTTCACCGGTTCGGTACGGGGCGGGCGGGCCCTCTTCGACGCCGCGGCGGCGCGTCCCGTGCCGATCCCCTTCCACGGTGAGCTGGGCTCGCTGAACCCGGTCCTGGTGACGCAGGCCGCCGCCGCCGAGCGGGCCGAGGAGATCGGCATCGGGCTCGCCGGATCCATGACGCTGGGAGCCGGGCAGTTCTGCGTCAAGCCGGGTCTGGTGCTCGTGCCGTCCGGCGCCGCGGGCGACGGACTGGTCAAGGCCCTCACCGACGCGGTGAGCAACACCGAGGCGGGGGTGCTGCTCGACCACCGGATGCGGGACAACTTCATCGCGGGGGTGGCCGAGCGCGCGCGGCTGACGGACGTGGACTCCCCTGTCACCCCGGGTGCGGGCGGCGAGCACACGGTCAGCGCCGGGTTCCTCACGGTGCCGGCGAACAGGCTGGCGACGCAGGGCGCGTACGACCTGCTGCTGGAGGAGTGCTTCGGGCCGGTCACCGTGGTGGTCCGCTACGAGGACGAGGCCGAGGCGACGGCGGTCCTGTCCCGTCTGCCGGGCAACCTGACGGCGACGGTTCAGCTGTCGGCCGAGGAGGCGGCCGGGCAGGGCCGGGGCGCGGAGCTGCTCGCCGAGCTGACTCCGCTGGCCGGGCGGGTCCTGGTGAACGGGTGGCCGACGGGTGTTGCCGTGGCTCCGGCCCAGCACCACGGCGGGCCCTACCCCGCGACGACCTCGACCTCGACCTCCGTGGGCGGTACGGCGATCGAACGCTGGCTGCGGCCGGTCGTCTACCAGAACGCTCCGCGGGCGCTGCTCCCCGCCGAGCTGAAGGACGACAACCCGCTCGGGCTGCCGCGGCGGTTCAACGGGGTTCTGGAGCGATAG
- a CDS encoding DUF1349 domain-containing protein, which translates to MDVELPELPFPLRTYGPDGHWTYEDGVLTGWAGPRQDRFVTPTGEALDPASDAPRLLGAPEGDFQLIARVTVGFNTSFDAGVLYVHVGERAWAKLCLEYSPDVATVCTVVTRGHSDDANSFTVEGSSVFLRVSRTGRAFAFHASRDGARWTFVRLFTLGDEKETGAALVGFMTQSPLGEGCVVTYDHLGFRPGWPDDLRDGS; encoded by the coding sequence ATGGACGTGGAACTCCCCGAACTCCCCTTCCCCCTGCGCACGTACGGGCCCGACGGGCACTGGACGTACGAGGACGGCGTCCTCACCGGATGGGCGGGGCCCCGGCAGGACCGGTTCGTCACGCCCACCGGCGAGGCTCTGGACCCCGCCTCCGACGCGCCCCGGCTGCTGGGGGCACCGGAAGGGGACTTCCAGCTGATCGCCCGGGTCACCGTCGGGTTCAACACGTCCTTCGACGCGGGCGTGCTGTACGTCCACGTCGGCGAACGGGCCTGGGCCAAGCTGTGTCTGGAGTACTCCCCGGACGTGGCCACCGTCTGCACGGTGGTCACCCGGGGGCACTCCGACGACGCCAACTCCTTCACGGTGGAAGGGAGTTCGGTCTTTCTGCGGGTCAGCCGGACCGGGCGGGCCTTCGCCTTCCACGCCTCCCGGGACGGTGCCCGCTGGACCTTCGTCCGGCTGTTCACCCTGGGCGACGAGAAGGAGACCGGTGCCGCGCTGGTCGGCTTCATGACCCAGTCGCCGCTGGGGGAGGGGTGCGTGGTGACGTACGACCACCTCGGCTTCCGGCCCGGCTGGCCGGACGACCTCCGAGACGGCAGCTGA
- a CDS encoding GNAT family N-acetyltransferase, protein MISERVKGALVIRTAVSAEAEVIADLHARARSTYYPDGLPQADFDWVEAWRGSIERPDGHVLCAVEQGRIAGIASFRTPDGAPAETVKLFQFHVDPGHWRSGIGTALHAACVEEWRADGKRAAVLDVHVDNRRAQAFYTRQGWVPDPGNPPAEGDHHLFLRYAVGGE, encoded by the coding sequence ATGATCAGTGAACGAGTCAAAGGCGCTCTGGTGATCCGCACCGCGGTGTCCGCCGAAGCCGAGGTCATCGCCGATCTGCACGCCCGGGCCCGCTCGACGTACTACCCGGACGGTCTCCCGCAGGCCGACTTCGACTGGGTCGAGGCCTGGCGGGGATCCATCGAGCGCCCCGACGGGCATGTGCTGTGCGCCGTCGAGCAGGGCCGGATCGCCGGCATCGCCTCCTTCCGCACCCCGGACGGCGCACCCGCGGAAACGGTCAAGCTGTTCCAGTTCCACGTCGACCCCGGCCACTGGCGCTCGGGCATCGGCACGGCCCTGCACGCCGCGTGCGTGGAGGAGTGGCGCGCGGACGGCAAGCGCGCGGCCGTCCTCGACGTGCACGTGGACAACCGGCGCGCCCAGGCCTTCTACACCCGCCAGGGCTGGGTCCCGGACCCCGGGAACCCGCCCGCCGAGGGCGACCACCACCTCTTCCTGCGCTACGCGGTGGGCGGGGAATGA
- a CDS encoding DsbA family oxidoreductase, producing MRVEIWSDIACPWCYVGKARFEKALAAFPHRDDVEVVHRSFELDPGRAKGDVQPVITMLTRKYGMSEAQAEAGEDNLGAQAAAEGLDYRTRGRDHGNTFDMHRLLHFAKEQGRQDELIQILYRANFAEERSVFTEGEERLVELAAEAGLDAGAARAVLADPQAYADEVRADEREAAQLGATGVPFFVLDRTYGVSGAQPAEVFTQALTQAWGERAPLTLLEQGDQGEGAACGPDGCAVPRQG from the coding sequence ATGCGCGTCGAGATCTGGAGCGACATCGCCTGCCCCTGGTGCTACGTGGGCAAGGCCCGCTTCGAGAAGGCGCTCGCTGCCTTCCCGCACCGCGACGACGTCGAGGTGGTGCACCGCTCCTTCGAGCTCGATCCGGGCCGCGCCAAGGGCGATGTCCAGCCGGTGATCACCATGCTCACCAGGAAGTACGGCATGAGCGAGGCCCAGGCCGAGGCGGGCGAGGACAACCTGGGCGCCCAGGCGGCGGCCGAGGGCCTGGACTACCGCACCCGGGGCCGCGACCACGGCAACACCTTCGACATGCACCGCCTGCTGCACTTCGCCAAGGAGCAGGGCAGGCAGGACGAGCTGATCCAGATCCTGTACCGGGCGAACTTCGCCGAGGAGCGGTCCGTCTTCACCGAGGGCGAGGAGCGGCTCGTCGAGCTGGCCGCGGAGGCCGGACTCGACGCCGGGGCCGCCCGCGCGGTGCTCGCCGACCCGCAGGCGTACGCCGACGAGGTCCGCGCCGACGAGCGCGAGGCCGCCCAGCTCGGCGCCACCGGCGTGCCGTTCTTCGTCCTGGACCGGACGTACGGCGTCTCCGGCGCCCAGCCCGCCGAGGTCTTCACCCAGGCGCTGACCCAGGCCTGGGGCGAGCGTGCCCCGCTGACGCTGCTCGAGCAGGGGGACCAGGGGGAGGGGGCCGCGTGCGGGCCCGACGGGTGCGCGGTGCCGCGGCAGGGCTGA
- a CDS encoding aminotransferase class V-fold PLP-dependent enzyme, with protein sequence METFESLVRAEFRPKNTYLNTASSGLLPARTVAALHEAAAIRAEGRPLDPLFDDVEAARAAFARLAGVPVARVAAGASVSSQTGLIAASLPAGAEVLTAEDDFTSVVNPFHVRGDLKVRAVPLERLAESVRPGTALVAVSAAQSADGRVADLDALREAARTHGARTYVDFSQAAGWLPMDAEAYDFTVATAFKWLLGPHGAAFLVVPEDFGGLSPLLAGWVAAEEPWNSCYGPVAELAHSARRFDVSPALFTYTGVRRSLALIEELGVAAVHAHDLALADRFRTGLAALGHEPLPAPGSAIVSVPGLGARQPELSRAGIEVSNRAGNLRASFHLYNTEADVDRLLDVLSG encoded by the coding sequence ATGGAGACCTTCGAGAGCCTCGTCCGCGCCGAGTTCCGCCCGAAGAACACCTATCTGAACACCGCGAGCAGCGGCCTGCTCCCGGCCCGTACGGTGGCCGCGCTGCACGAGGCGGCGGCCATCCGGGCCGAGGGCCGGCCGCTGGATCCGCTGTTCGACGACGTCGAGGCCGCCCGGGCCGCCTTCGCCCGGCTGGCCGGGGTGCCGGTGGCCCGGGTGGCGGCGGGCGCGTCCGTCTCCTCCCAGACGGGCCTGATCGCCGCCTCGCTGCCCGCGGGAGCGGAAGTCCTCACCGCCGAGGACGACTTCACCTCCGTGGTGAACCCCTTCCACGTCCGCGGCGACCTCAAGGTCCGCGCCGTACCGCTGGAGCGCCTCGCCGAGTCCGTCCGCCCCGGCACCGCGTTGGTCGCGGTCAGCGCGGCACAGTCCGCCGACGGCCGGGTCGCCGACCTCGACGCCCTGCGCGAGGCGGCCCGCACCCACGGCGCCCGTACCTACGTGGACTTCTCCCAGGCCGCGGGCTGGCTGCCGATGGATGCCGAGGCCTACGACTTCACCGTGGCGACGGCCTTCAAGTGGCTGCTCGGCCCGCACGGGGCGGCCTTCCTCGTCGTCCCCGAGGACTTCGGCGGGCTGTCCCCGCTGCTGGCGGGCTGGGTCGCGGCCGAGGAACCCTGGAACAGCTGCTACGGACCGGTGGCCGAACTCGCCCACTCGGCACGGCGGTTCGACGTCAGCCCCGCCCTGTTCACCTACACCGGTGTGCGCCGCTCGCTCGCCCTGATCGAGGAACTGGGCGTGGCCGCCGTACACGCCCACGACCTGGCGCTGGCCGACCGGTTCCGCACCGGACTCGCCGCGCTCGGCCACGAACCCCTGCCCGCCCCCGGTTCGGCGATCGTCTCCGTCCCCGGACTCGGCGCACGCCAGCCGGAGTTGAGCCGTGCCGGCATCGAGGTCTCCAACCGCGCGGGCAACCTGCGCGCGTCCTTCCACCTCTACAACACGGAAGCGGACGTGGACCGCCTGCTGGACGTGCTCTCCGGCTGA
- the thpD gene encoding ectoine hydroxylase yields the protein MTTASVTDLYPTRGTTEVAVPRQDPVVWGSPDTPGPIATADLQAYERDGFLAIEELITPDEVEVYKRELDRLVTDPAIRADERSIVEPKSKEIRSVFEVHRSSEVFANLVRDPRVVGRARQILGSDVYVHQSRINVKPGFGASGFYWHSDFETWHAEDGLPNMRTVSVSIALTENHDTNGGLMIMPGSHRTFLGCAGATPEDNYKKSLQMQDAGTPSDEALTSLAAEHGIRLFTGKAGSATWFDCNCMHGSGDNITPFPRSNVFIVFNSVENKAVEPFAAPVRRPEFIGARDFTPVK from the coding sequence ATGACCACTGCCAGCGTCACCGATCTCTACCCGACCCGCGGCACCACCGAGGTGGCCGTCCCGCGTCAGGACCCGGTCGTCTGGGGCTCCCCGGACACCCCGGGCCCGATCGCCACGGCCGACCTGCAGGCGTACGAACGTGACGGCTTCCTCGCCATCGAGGAGCTGATCACCCCGGACGAGGTCGAGGTCTACAAGCGCGAGCTGGACCGGCTGGTCACCGACCCGGCGATCCGCGCCGACGAGCGCTCCATCGTCGAGCCGAAGTCCAAGGAGATCCGCTCGGTCTTCGAGGTGCACCGGAGCAGCGAGGTGTTCGCGAACCTGGTGCGCGATCCGCGGGTCGTCGGGCGCGCCCGGCAGATCCTCGGCTCGGACGTGTACGTCCACCAGTCCCGGATCAACGTCAAGCCCGGCTTCGGCGCGAGCGGCTTCTACTGGCACTCGGACTTCGAGACCTGGCACGCCGAGGACGGCCTGCCGAACATGCGCACGGTGTCCGTCTCGATCGCGCTGACCGAGAACCACGACACCAACGGCGGCCTGATGATCATGCCGGGCTCGCACCGGACGTTCCTGGGCTGTGCCGGCGCCACGCCCGAGGACAACTACAAGAAGTCGCTGCAGATGCAGGACGCGGGCACGCCGTCGGACGAGGCGCTGACCTCGCTGGCGGCTGAGCACGGCATCCGGCTGTTCACCGGCAAGGCGGGCTCGGCCACCTGGTTCGACTGCAACTGCATGCACGGCTCCGGCGACAACATCACGCCGTTCCCGCGCAGCAACGTCTTCATCGTGTTCAACAGCGTGGAGAACAAGGCGGTCGAGCCGTTCGCGGCTCCGGTGCGCAGGCCGGAGTTCATCGGGGCGCGGGACTTCACGCCGGTGAAGTAG
- a CDS encoding ectoine synthase: MIVRSFKDIEGTDRHVKAKSGTWESKRIVLAKERVGFSLHETILYAGTETSMWYANHIEAVVCTKGEAELTDHEAGTTYTITPGTMYLLDGHERHTLRVKEDFHCICVFNPPVTGREDHDENGVYPLLTEPEEV, translated from the coding sequence GTGATCGTCCGATCGTTCAAGGACATCGAAGGCACCGACCGGCACGTCAAGGCGAAGTCCGGTACCTGGGAGAGCAAGCGGATCGTCCTCGCCAAGGAGCGGGTCGGCTTCTCCCTGCACGAGACCATCCTGTACGCCGGCACCGAGACGTCGATGTGGTACGCCAACCACATCGAGGCCGTCGTCTGCACCAAGGGCGAGGCCGAACTCACCGACCACGAGGCCGGGACGACGTACACCATCACGCCCGGCACCATGTACCTCCTCGACGGGCACGAGCGGCACACGCTGCGCGTCAAGGAGGACTTCCACTGCATCTGCGTGTTCAACCCGCCCGTGACCGGACGGGAGGACCACGACGAGAACGGCGTCTACCCGCTGCTCACCGAGCCCGAGGAGGTGTGA
- the ectB gene encoding diaminobutyrate--2-oxoglutarate transaminase — translation MTITQPDLSVFETLESEVRSYCRGWPTVFDRAQGSRMYDEDGHAYLDFFAGAGSLNYGHNNPVLKRALIDYLSRDGVTHGLDMSTTAKRSFLQTFQDLVLRPRDLPYKVMFPGPTGTNAVESALKLARKVKGREAIVSFTNAFHGMSLGSLAVTGNAFKRAGAGIPLVHGTPMPFDNYFDGTVPDFLWFERLLEDQGSGLNKPAAVIVETVQGEGGINVARPEWLRALKELCERQDMLLIVDDIQMGCGRTGAFFSFEESGITPDIVTVSKSISGYGLPMSLCLFKPELDVWEPGEHNGTFRGNNPAFVTATAALEAYWTDGSAMEKQTRARGEQVEQALIAITEENLADVKEYRGRGLVWGMEFRDKERASRIARRAFELGLLIETSGPEGEVVKLLPALTITPDELDEGLSVLARAVRETA, via the coding sequence GTGACCATCACCCAGCCCGACCTCAGCGTCTTCGAGACCCTCGAGTCCGAGGTGCGCAGCTACTGCCGCGGCTGGCCCACGGTCTTCGACCGCGCGCAGGGCAGCCGGATGTACGACGAGGACGGTCATGCCTACCTCGACTTCTTCGCCGGTGCCGGCTCACTCAACTACGGCCACAACAATCCCGTACTCAAACGGGCGTTGATCGATTATCTGTCCCGGGACGGGGTGACCCACGGCCTGGACATGTCGACCACGGCCAAGCGGTCGTTCCTGCAGACCTTCCAGGATCTGGTGCTGCGCCCGCGCGACCTGCCGTACAAGGTGATGTTCCCGGGGCCGACCGGCACCAACGCGGTGGAGTCGGCGCTGAAGCTGGCCCGGAAGGTGAAGGGGCGCGAGGCGATCGTGTCGTTCACGAACGCCTTCCACGGGATGTCGCTGGGCTCGCTCGCCGTGACCGGCAACGCCTTCAAGCGGGCCGGCGCCGGGATCCCGCTGGTGCACGGCACGCCGATGCCGTTCGACAACTACTTCGACGGCACGGTCCCGGACTTCCTGTGGTTCGAGCGGCTGCTGGAGGACCAGGGCTCCGGGCTCAACAAGCCCGCCGCGGTGATCGTGGAGACCGTGCAGGGCGAGGGCGGCATCAACGTGGCCCGGCCCGAGTGGCTGCGGGCGCTGAAGGAGCTGTGCGAGCGGCAGGACATGCTGCTGATCGTCGACGACATCCAGATGGGGTGCGGGCGCACGGGTGCCTTCTTCTCGTTCGAGGAGTCCGGGATCACGCCCGACATCGTCACCGTCTCCAAGTCGATCAGCGGCTACGGGCTGCCGATGTCGCTGTGCCTGTTCAAGCCGGAGCTGGACGTCTGGGAGCCGGGCGAGCACAACGGCACCTTCCGGGGCAACAACCCCGCGTTCGTCACCGCCACCGCGGCGCTGGAGGCGTACTGGACCGACGGCTCGGCCATGGAGAAGCAGACCCGCGCCCGTGGCGAGCAGGTCGAGCAGGCGCTGATCGCCATCACCGAGGAGAACCTCGCCGACGTCAAGGAGTACCGCGGCCGCGGGCTCGTGTGGGGCATGGAGTTCCGCGACAAGGAGCGTGCCTCGCGGATCGCGCGGCGGGCCTTCGAACTCGGGCTGCTCATCGAGACGTCCGGCCCGGAGGGCGAGGTCGTCAAGCTGCTGCCCGCCCTCACCATCACGCCCGACGAGCTGGACGAGGGCCTGAGCGTCCTCGCCCGTGCCGTCCGCGAAACCGCCTGA
- the ectA gene encoding diaminobutyrate acetyltransferase, producing the protein MTAAPADLLIGQPAVTDGAALWRLAKDSKTLDLNSSYSYLLWCRDFSGTSAVARGADGEPVGFVTGYVRPERPRTLLVWQVAVDSGHRGLGIAAALLDGLTGRLAAERGITDVETTITPGNTASERLFTSFAARHGARLEREVLFPAELFPDGPHDPEVLYRIGPLTDITAH; encoded by the coding sequence ATGACTGCCGCACCCGCAGACCTGCTCATCGGCCAACCGGCGGTGACCGACGGAGCCGCGCTCTGGCGTCTCGCCAAGGACTCGAAAACCCTCGACCTGAACTCTTCGTACAGCTATCTGCTGTGGTGCCGGGACTTCTCCGGCACCTCGGCGGTGGCGCGCGGTGCGGACGGGGAGCCGGTCGGTTTCGTCACCGGCTACGTGCGGCCGGAGCGCCCCCGCACCCTGCTCGTCTGGCAGGTGGCCGTCGACTCCGGCCACCGGGGCCTCGGCATCGCCGCCGCGCTGCTGGACGGGCTGACCGGGCGCCTCGCCGCCGAGCGCGGCATCACCGACGTCGAGACGACCATCACCCCCGGCAACACCGCATCCGAGCGGCTGTTCACCTCGTTCGCCGCCCGGCACGGAGCGCGTCTGGAACGTGAGGTGCTGTTCCCCGCCGAGCTGTTCCCGGACGGCCCGCACGATCCCGAAGTCCTCTACCGCATCGGTCCGCTGACCGACATCACCGCCCACTGA
- a CDS encoding DinB family protein, with translation MTTPPVPHTPQSPQTSPALPDGRPIPVMTGPERPMLESWLDFHRATLELKCRGLDDGQVRLASAKPSSLTLLGLVQHLAEVERTWFQRVLAGLDVPPVFEEETGYALDPERGLADALDMWRREIARGRELLAERDLEDTGRIVDEPLAGVEVSVRWVLIHLVEEYARHNGHADILRERIDGSTGA, from the coding sequence ATGACCACACCCCCCGTACCCCACACACCGCAGTCGCCCCAGACGTCCCCGGCTCTTCCCGACGGACGGCCCATCCCCGTGATGACCGGCCCCGAACGCCCCATGCTGGAGAGCTGGCTGGACTTCCACCGGGCCACGCTGGAGCTGAAGTGCCGGGGGCTGGACGACGGGCAGGTGCGGCTTGCCTCGGCAAAGCCGTCGTCGCTGACGCTGCTGGGGCTGGTCCAGCACCTGGCCGAGGTCGAACGGACCTGGTTCCAGCGGGTGTTGGCCGGGCTGGACGTGCCGCCGGTGTTCGAGGAGGAGACGGGGTACGCCCTCGATCCGGAGCGGGGACTGGCGGACGCGCTGGACATGTGGCGCCGGGAGATCGCGCGCGGCCGGGAGCTGCTGGCCGAGCGGGATCTGGAGGACACCGGGCGGATCGTCGACGAGCCGCTGGCCGGCGTCGAGGTCAGTGTGCGCTGGGTGCTGATCCACCTCGTCGAGGAGTACGCCCGGCACAACGGACACGCCGATATTTTGCGTGAACGAATCGACGGCAGCACCGGGGCCTGA